In Pseudohongiella acticola, the sequence GTTTTGATGAGCCTGTTCCGGGAAAATTGCGTGAGGCAGTTTTTTGAACTGTACAACGATCTCGCAGAAGCGCCGTTGCATGCGTTTACCCGTGCGCATATAAAAAGGGACACCGGCCCAACGCCAGTTGTTGATGGAAGCCTTGATGGCAACAAAGGTTTCTGTGCCCGATGTGCCGGTAGCATCGCTTTCCTGTTGATAGGATGGAACCGACTGACCGTCAATGGTGCCCGCCGCATATTGACCGCGTACGGTGTGGTCAGCGACATCACGGCCAGTCAATGGTGCCAGGCTGCGAAGAACCTTGAGTTTCTCATCATGGACGGCACGTGCATCCAGTGACGCCGGCGGTTCCATGGCCAGCAGACACAGCAATTGCATCAGGTGATTCTGTACCATATCACGCAAGGCGCCGGCTTCGTCATAGAACGGCCAGCGTCCGCCCGTTCCGATGGTCTCGGCTGCAGTTATCTGAACGTGGTCAATATAGTTGTTGCTCCACAGTGGCTCAAACAGGGAGTTGGCAAAACGCAGTGTCAGCAGGTTCTGTACGGTTTCCTTGCCCAGGTAGTGGTCAATGCGGTAGATCTGATGTTCGTCGAATATGTCAGTCAGGCTGTTGTTGATTGCATTAAAACTTTCGCGACTGCTCCCCAGCGGTTTTTCAATGACCAGGCGCATATTGTCGCGCACCAGTCCTACTGCCCAGAGTGACTGGCAGATGGGTGCAAAAATGTCAGGTGGTGTTGCCAGGTAGGTAACCAGGTCGCGAGAGCGGTCGTTCAGTACCGTGTGTGCCAGCCGGGACAGTTCCGCTTCGTTGCTGGCGTCCAGCGCATAATGGCTGAGTCTGGCGTTGAAGCGTTTCCAGGTTGGGGCATCGGGTTTGTTGTCACCCAGCTGCGCGATGAGCATGTCACGCGTCTTTTGCGAAAAGGCCTTTGCCGTATGGCGGGTGCGCGAGACACTGATGATTTTAAGGCAGGCTGGCAGGCATTGATCGCGGTCCAGGTGATAGAGCGCCGGATACAGTTTGCGGAAGGCGAGATCGCCGTCGCCACCGATAATCAGAAAGTCACAGATCATGCTCTACCCCGTCAGTCACTCAGTCAATCGTCCTGCTTTTTGATTAAACAAGCAAGCTTCTTGCCAGATACTGAGCTGACGGGGTTTACGACGTCATTGGGAAGGTCACGGCATTCAGAATCGCCCGCGGATACCAACGATGACATTGCGGCCTGGCAACGGCGCAAAGTCTCGCAGATAGGAGGTTGCGACACGGGCCTCCTGATTGCCCAGATTGCGGCCCTGCGCAAAGGCTTCCAGAGTGCTGTTGCCAATGTCGAACTCGTACGCGATGCGCAGATTGACCATGGTATAACCGGGTGTGGTGGTTTCCAGTGCCGGTACCTTGTCCTGTTTCATCATGCGGTACACATCCAGGCCGCCTCGCCAGCCAGCCAGGTGCCAGTCCAGGCCGGCGCTGACCCGTTCGGGCGATATGCGTGGCAGGTAACTGTTGTCGGCCAGTTTTGCGTGCACACGATCATAGCCGGCGTGCAGGTCAAAGTGTCCCCAGTCACTGGTAAACAGCTGCCATACGCCCTGCACTTCCATACCTGTAAACTCGGCATCCTGCTGCTCGGCTTCACGCACTGGAAAACCGAGCTCTTCCTCATCGGTTGTCGCGAGGTAGATGAAATCAGCCACGTCCTTGCGGAACACACTGATCTC encodes:
- the zwf gene encoding glucose-6-phosphate dehydrogenase — protein: MICDFLIIGGDGDLAFRKLYPALYHLDRDQCLPACLKIISVSRTRHTAKAFSQKTRDMLIAQLGDNKPDAPTWKRFNARLSHYALDASNEAELSRLAHTVLNDRSRDLVTYLATPPDIFAPICQSLWAVGLVRDNMRLVIEKPLGSSRESFNAINNSLTDIFDEHQIYRIDHYLGKETVQNLLTLRFANSLFEPLWSNNYIDHVQITAAETIGTGGRWPFYDEAGALRDMVQNHLMQLLCLLAMEPPASLDARAVHDEKLKVLRSLAPLTGRDVADHTVRGQYAAGTIDGQSVPSYQQESDATGTSGTETFVAIKASINNWRWAGVPFYMRTGKRMQRRFCEIVVQFKKLPHAIFPEQAHQNSANRLVIQLQPEEGIRLYLLNKVPGLDESFPMENVSLDLALSEAFTGRRVPEAYERLLFDVMRSNSTLFMRADQVEAAWQWVDDIADGWKQQKQKSLPYMAGSNGPADSIALIARDGRRWQD